One region of Flavobacterium pisciphilum genomic DNA includes:
- a CDS encoding UvrD-helicase domain-containing protein — protein MQRPSFSIYDASAGSGKTYTLVKEYLKIILSAPKNDAYRNILAITFTNKAVHEMKSRIVGSLSEFAKNEPSIKAIDLMQDLARETGLSIIELKTKSQNIIKHIIHNYAAFDISTIDKFTHKVIRAFAHDLNLPMTFEVTLDTENLLIEAVDAIIAQAGQDETLTKLLIDFTMEKTDDDKSWDVSREILETGRLILNENNRNEIIHFHDKSIGEFVEIKKKLKVLCKDLEEENTVFVTEALLLIEKNGIDLKSFSRGTFPNHLESIRDGKFNPKNKTFHEFDDIAINKTAKDRALIENIIPELLQILSKVYKNFEKRDFYNAFLKNITPLSLLNTVSNELEKIQKEQNVLSISEFNAIIHREIQNQPAPFIYERLGERYRHFFIDEFQDTSEMQWQNLIPLIDNALSGQDDFGVKGTLMIVGDPKQSIYRWRGGKAEQFIELSKDLNPFNNPDKTITHLDTNYRSYSEVIEFNNGFFKLISSEFENADYKDLYENHSYQKTNAKKGGYVNVSFLPIIDKNDQIEDDTMLEKTDLYVLATLNIIQKVLREGFEYKDIVILTRKRSQGIAVANYLTEQNIPLLSSETLMIQSATEVRLIVHLLKYLNNNADLEAKANFLHFLAKNTAIEKPIHDFIAEGMAERNEIAFEKWLEKFDVSLSFESIRKKSLYESVETIVSKFVRPEYNNAYVQYFLDIVLERDIRNQAGISDFLSYWDKNAEKFSIPSPEGNNAVRIMTIHKSKGLEFPVVIMPFAEEDYSRKPKDKLWLNAEEEEFGLPKVLIDNSSAVAGFGEGAAEVFNLKKQEELLDNINVLYVALTRAEEQLYVISQEIKPRKDGDFPDNMASFFIKYLINIGVYDEGKLEYEFGSSVKLSSGDKHASFTKTIPLVSEVLNPKNIKIAQREALMWGTHQQEAISYGNVIHEILAFVKYKSDIDLAIVKALEDGLITFEQKDIVLKTIQEIVNHPEISICFEGNNRVLNEETIIQKEGKVLKPDRVVITPNREAYLLDYKTGLSNPKYKQQVEEYQLAIEDMGFKVLKKALVYIGTDIDVVNL, from the coding sequence ATGCAAAGACCCTCTTTCTCTATATATGATGCATCTGCGGGTTCTGGGAAAACGTATACTTTAGTTAAGGAATATCTTAAAATTATTCTTTCGGCACCCAAAAATGATGCATATCGTAATATACTTGCGATTACATTTACCAATAAGGCGGTGCATGAAATGAAAAGCCGTATTGTAGGCAGTTTGTCAGAGTTTGCAAAAAATGAGCCATCTATAAAGGCGATAGATTTGATGCAAGACTTAGCTCGAGAAACAGGGCTTTCAATCATTGAATTAAAAACTAAATCACAAAATATCATTAAGCATATTATTCATAATTATGCAGCTTTTGATATTTCTACAATTGATAAATTCACACATAAAGTTATTCGGGCTTTTGCGCACGATCTTAATTTGCCAATGACTTTTGAGGTAACTCTAGATACCGAAAATTTACTTATTGAGGCAGTTGATGCTATTATTGCACAAGCAGGACAAGATGAAACTTTGACCAAGTTATTGATTGATTTTACGATGGAAAAAACTGACGATGACAAAAGTTGGGATGTTTCTCGTGAAATTCTTGAAACTGGAAGATTGATCTTGAATGAGAACAATCGAAACGAGATTATACATTTTCATGATAAATCAATAGGGGAGTTTGTTGAAATAAAAAAGAAACTTAAGGTTTTGTGTAAAGATCTAGAAGAAGAGAATACAGTATTTGTTACAGAGGCTCTTTTACTAATTGAAAAAAATGGAATTGATTTAAAATCTTTTTCAAGAGGAACATTTCCAAATCACTTGGAAAGCATCCGAGATGGAAAATTCAATCCTAAGAATAAAACATTTCATGAGTTTGATGATATTGCAATAAATAAAACAGCAAAAGACAGGGCTTTAATCGAAAATATTATCCCAGAGTTACTTCAGATTCTGAGTAAGGTTTATAAAAATTTTGAGAAAAGGGATTTTTACAATGCATTTCTTAAAAATATCACGCCACTTTCCTTGTTGAATACAGTGAGTAATGAGTTAGAAAAGATTCAAAAGGAGCAAAATGTTTTGTCTATTTCCGAATTCAATGCTATTATTCATCGCGAAATCCAAAATCAACCAGCACCTTTTATTTATGAACGTCTAGGGGAAAGATATCGTCATTTTTTTATTGATGAGTTTCAGGATACATCCGAGATGCAATGGCAGAATTTAATTCCGCTAATTGATAACGCGCTTTCGGGTCAAGATGATTTTGGAGTAAAAGGTACTTTGATGATAGTGGGGGATCCAAAGCAATCTATCTATCGTTGGAGGGGAGGAAAGGCGGAGCAGTTTATTGAATTGAGTAAGGATTTAAATCCGTTTAATAATCCTGATAAAACAATAACACATTTAGATACTAATTATCGTAGTTATAGCGAGGTTATTGAATTTAATAATGGTTTCTTTAAATTAATCTCGTCAGAGTTTGAGAATGCAGATTATAAGGATTTGTATGAAAATCATAGTTATCAAAAAACAAATGCGAAGAAAGGGGGCTATGTAAATGTCTCGTTTCTTCCAATAATTGATAAAAATGATCAGATTGAGGACGATACGATGTTAGAAAAAACGGATTTGTATGTCTTGGCAACTTTAAATATAATTCAAAAAGTACTACGAGAAGGATTTGAGTATAAAGATATTGTTATTTTGACTCGAAAAAGGAGTCAGGGTATTGCTGTCGCAAATTACTTAACAGAGCAAAATATTCCATTATTGTCTTCTGAGACATTGATGATTCAGAGTGCTACTGAAGTTCGATTGATTGTGCATCTGTTGAAGTATTTGAATAATAATGCTGATTTAGAAGCGAAGGCTAACTTTTTGCATTTTTTAGCTAAGAATACAGCTATTGAAAAGCCAATCCATGATTTTATAGCAGAGGGAATGGCAGAAAGAAATGAAATTGCTTTTGAGAAATGGTTGGAGAAATTTGATGTTTCGCTTTCATTTGAAAGTATTCGAAAAAAATCACTTTATGAGTCAGTTGAGACTATAGTTTCGAAATTCGTACGTCCAGAGTATAATAATGCATACGTACAATATTTTCTTGATATAGTCTTGGAACGGGATATTCGGAACCAAGCTGGTATTTCGGATTTTTTGAGCTACTGGGATAAGAATGCAGAGAAATTTAGTATTCCGTCCCCAGAGGGAAATAATGCAGTTCGTATTATGACTATTCATAAATCGAAAGGATTGGAATTTCCTGTTGTTATTATGCCTTTTGCAGAAGAAGATTATAGTCGAAAACCCAAAGATAAGTTGTGGTTAAATGCAGAGGAGGAAGAGTTTGGTTTACCAAAAGTATTAATAGATAATAGTAGTGCTGTAGCTGGATTTGGAGAGGGCGCGGCAGAGGTTTTTAATTTAAAAAAACAAGAAGAATTACTTGATAATATTAATGTTTTGTATGTTGCGTTAACTCGAGCAGAAGAACAGTTATATGTTATTTCTCAGGAGATAAAGCCTAGAAAGGACGGTGATTTCCCTGATAATATGGCTTCTTTTTTTATAAAATATCTCATTAATATAGGGGTTTATGATGAAGGAAAGTTAGAATATGAATTTGGAAGTTCAGTTAAATTGTCTTCGGGAGATAAGCATGCCTCATTTACAAAAACAATTCCGTTAGTCTCTGAGGTTTTAAATCCTAAGAATATTAAAATTGCTCAACGTGAAGCGTTAATGTGGGGAACACATCAGCAAGAAGCTATATCTTACGGAAATGTAATCCATGAAATATTGGCTTTTGTAAAGTATAAATCTGATATTGATTTGGCTATTGTAAAAGCGTTAGAGGATGGGTTGATTACTTTTGAACAAAAAGATATTGTTTTAAAGACAATTCAGGAAATTGTGAATCATCCTGAAATTAGCATTTGCTTTGAAGGGAATAATAGGGTTCTAAATGAAGAAACGATAATTCAAAAAGAAGGAAAGGTGTTAAAGCCTGATAGAGTGGTTATTACTCCGAACAGAGAGGCGTATCTTTTAGATTATAAAACGGGGCTAAGTAACCCAAAATATAAACAACAAGTAGAAGAATATCAGCTTGCAATTGAAGATATGGGGTTTAAAGTGTTAAAAAAGGCATTGGTGTATATAGGAACCGATATCGATGTAGTAAATTTGTGA
- the kbl gene encoding glycine C-acetyltransferase: MYGKIKEHLQNELQTIEENGIFKRERIITSAQDAEITISTGEKVLNFCANNYLGLSSHPEVVQAAKDAMDTHGFGMSSVRFICGTQDIHKTLEKKIADFYGTEDTILYAAAFDANGGVFEPLLGENDAIISDSLNHASIIDGVRLCKAARYRYENSNMEDLEQQLIKANEAGARFKLIVTDGVFSMDGLVAPLDKICDLADKYDAMVMVDECHAAGFIGATGKGTLEAKGVMGRVDIITGTLGKALGGAMGGYTTAKKEIVELLRQRSRPYLFSNSLAPAIVGASIKVFELLEKDTVLRDRLEWNTNYFKEGLKKAGFDIIDGDSAIVPVMLYDAKLSQNMANELLKEGIYVIGFFFPVVPKEKARIRVQLSAAHTKDHLDRALEAFVKVGKMLKVV, from the coding sequence ATGTACGGAAAAATTAAAGAGCACTTGCAGAATGAGTTGCAAACTATTGAAGAAAACGGAATTTTTAAGAGAGAAAGAATAATAACTTCTGCTCAGGATGCTGAAATAACGATTTCTACGGGAGAGAAGGTTTTGAATTTTTGTGCAAATAATTATTTAGGATTGTCTTCACATCCAGAAGTTGTTCAGGCAGCAAAAGATGCAATGGATACGCATGGTTTCGGAATGTCATCTGTGCGTTTTATATGTGGTACGCAAGATATACATAAAACATTAGAGAAAAAGATTGCTGATTTTTATGGAACAGAAGATACGATTTTATATGCAGCGGCCTTTGATGCTAATGGGGGTGTTTTTGAACCTTTATTGGGTGAGAATGATGCAATTATTTCAGATAGTTTAAATCATGCTTCTATTATAGATGGTGTTCGCTTATGTAAAGCGGCTCGTTATCGTTATGAGAATAGCAATATGGAGGATTTAGAACAGCAGCTGATCAAAGCGAATGAAGCTGGAGCTCGCTTTAAATTAATTGTTACTGATGGTGTATTCTCTATGGATGGACTTGTAGCTCCGTTAGATAAGATTTGTGACTTAGCAGATAAATATGATGCTATGGTTATGGTCGACGAATGTCATGCTGCTGGATTTATTGGAGCAACAGGAAAAGGAACTCTTGAAGCAAAAGGAGTAATGGGTAGAGTTGATATTATTACAGGAACTCTTGGTAAAGCTTTAGGAGGTGCTATGGGAGGTTATACTACGGCTAAAAAAGAAATCGTAGAATTGTTACGTCAAAGATCAAGACCTTATTTGTTTTCAAATTCATTAGCGCCAGCAATTGTAGGGGCTTCTATTAAAGTATTTGAACTTCTTGAAAAAGACACAGTATTAAGAGATAGATTAGAGTGGAATACTAATTATTTTAAAGAAGGTTTGAAGAAAGCGGGATTTGATATAATAGATGGAGATTCGGCTATTGTTCCAGTTATGCTTTATGATGCAAAATTATCGCAAAATATGGCAAATGAACTTTTAAAAGAAGGGATTTATGTAATTGGTTTCTTCTTTCCTGTAGTTCCAAAGGAAAAAGCAAGGATAAGAGTACAATTATCTGCAGCCCACACAAAGGATCATCTGGACAGAGCTTTAGAGGCATTTGTTAAGGTAGGTAAAATGTTAAAAGTTGTATAA
- a CDS encoding OmpA family protein, translating into MKHLNKLLVAVMMVMGLSSHAQDSNNPWAISFGVNAVDTKTSAGGGNNWADKHFSQPFAAKDNWNVLPSVSYISVSRYVGSNFSVGLQGSVNKIDKYVKFDPTAPGHDSRGYVVSNPGDLMYYGIDANIRYSFMSLIKSKVIDPSLRVGGGYTFFGDSSYGTVNPGAGLTFWFTEAIGLSLETTYKKSFGDREDKFGTPDAPSHFQHSAGLTFKFGGKDTDGDGIYDKDDACPDVAGLKQFNGCPDTDGDGIVDASDACPTEFGLAALNGCPDRDGDGVADKDDACPDTFGLAALKGCPDADGDGIADKDDKCPTVAGPKENGGCPWPDADKDGVLDKDDDCPTVAGPASNRGCPEVTTAVLDDLKVQARAVFFDTGKATFKKGDATTLARLDAIKEILKAYPNAKFSIEGHTDSTGSAKINNKLSEDRANAVMNALIERGVSPDNLVAKGFGSSQPVASNKTAKGRAENRRTEIRHIGSKYEGKL; encoded by the coding sequence ATGAAACATCTTAACAAACTTTTAGTTGCTGTGATGATGGTGATGGGGTTAAGTTCTCACGCACAAGACAGTAACAATCCATGGGCTATCTCTTTTGGAGTTAATGCCGTTGACACTAAAACAAGTGCTGGTGGAGGAAATAACTGGGCAGATAAGCATTTCTCTCAGCCTTTCGCGGCGAAAGACAACTGGAACGTTCTTCCTTCTGTATCTTACATTAGTGTATCTAGATACGTAGGTAGCAATTTTTCTGTAGGATTACAAGGTTCTGTGAATAAAATTGATAAATACGTTAAATTTGACCCAACTGCACCTGGTCACGATTCTCGTGGTTATGTAGTTTCTAATCCTGGAGATTTGATGTATTATGGTATTGACGCTAATATTAGATATAGCTTCATGTCATTAATTAAATCTAAAGTAATTGACCCTTCGTTACGCGTTGGTGGAGGTTATACTTTCTTTGGAGATAGCAGTTATGGTACTGTTAACCCAGGAGCTGGTTTAACTTTTTGGTTTACTGAAGCAATTGGTTTGTCTTTAGAAACTACTTATAAAAAATCTTTCGGAGATAGAGAAGATAAATTTGGTACTCCAGATGCTCCATCTCATTTCCAACATTCAGCTGGTCTTACTTTCAAATTTGGAGGTAAAGATACTGACGGTGATGGTATCTACGATAAAGATGATGCTTGTCCAGATGTTGCTGGTTTAAAACAATTCAACGGATGTCCTGATACTGACGGTGATGGTATCGTTGATGCAAGTGATGCTTGTCCTACTGAATTTGGTTTAGCTGCTTTAAACGGTTGTCCTGATAGAGACGGTGATGGTGTTGCTGATAAAGATGACGCTTGTCCAGATACATTTGGTTTAGCTGCTTTAAAAGGTTGTCCAGATGCTGACGGTGATGGTATTGCTGATAAAGATGACAAATGTCCTACTGTAGCTGGTCCTAAAGAAAATGGTGGATGCCCTTGGCCAGATGCTGATAAAGATGGTGTTCTTGACAAAGATGACGATTGTCCTACTGTAGCTGGTCCAGCTAGTAACAGAGGTTGTCCAGAAGTAACTACTGCTGTATTAGATGATCTTAAAGTTCAAGCTAGAGCGGTATTCTTTGACACTGGAAAAGCTACTTTCAAAAAAGGAGATGCTACTACTCTTGCTAGATTAGATGCTATCAAAGAAATCCTTAAAGCTTATCCAAATGCTAAATTTAGCATAGAAGGACATACTGATAGTACAGGTTCTGCTAAAATCAACAACAAATTATCTGAAGATAGAGCTAATGCTGTAATGAATGCATTAATCGAAAGAGGTGTAAGCCCAGATAACTTAGTTGCTAAAGGATTTGGTTCATCTCAACCAGTAGCAAGTAACAAAACTGCTAAAGGTAGAGCTGAAAACAGAAGAACTGAAATCAGACACATAGGTTCTAAATACGAAGGTAAATTGTAA
- a CDS encoding PD-(D/E)XK nuclease family protein has product MTEIYFLDSIAKVIIEGYSGKLAETTIVLPNKRAKIFLVEALKKQIHNTVISPKIISIEDFIQDIASVRSIDSIELLFEFYEVYLSITDKKNQQSFELFANWAKTLLQDFNEIDRYLLDPSHVLSYLKDIEDIKKWGIEVENKTQLLENYIDFWKLLPSYYESLYVHLLNKQIGYQGLIYREAVNNINHFTNSVPNQHFVFAGFNALNAAEEKIIQHLIASDQAKIYWDIDKTFLNDPYHDAGLFVRRFKQDWKHYKANPFEWIFDDFSQSKNVQVIGTPKSIGQAKITGSIIEEIITNNPGSSLDKVAVVLGDENLLVPLLYALPSTVGALNITMGYSSKNNPTQILIAKLFKMHTNALSRNSSSYVFYYKDVLDILTHPLVEPYANVNELVKKINQNNYTFIAHSKIVELNESHSDLFLLLFQKWDSGSVAVLNNISALLLVIKENLSNDSEEDKIAKTFVFAIFKVINKLINYYSQHQHIDKIETLYAIYKQVIEVAEVSFEGEPLNGLQIMGVLESRVLDFDTVIVTSMNEGKFPAGKSMNSFIPYDVKRELGLPTFKEKDAIYTFHFYHLLQRAKNIYLLYNTESEGLDAGERSRFITQLEVEKQPLHNLTHEIYNAVLPENAYEPMVIPKSEAVMVRLKEIATTGFSPSALTSYIRNPIQFYFQKILRIREVEEVEENIALNTLGTIIHETLKALYEPFIGKFISENDILNCFKLLDNEVLKQFKLVYKEGEIKKGRNLLAFEVAKRNVSNFLKVELDSIKKDDAIKILAIEETFERTLMHPSLPFPVLIKGNVDRIEERNGIIRIIDYKTGKVDKANVVLKNWDGLVTDIKNDKIIQVLAYVFMYENNAKGLPIEAGIISFKNLKSGFLPFGFKEDKDINAIITDEIMRDYLEQIVLLLNEILNIEIAFEEKIL; this is encoded by the coding sequence ATGACAGAGATTTACTTTTTAGATAGCATTGCGAAAGTTATAATTGAAGGATATTCGGGTAAATTGGCAGAGACAACAATTGTCTTACCGAATAAAAGAGCCAAAATTTTTCTTGTTGAGGCTTTAAAAAAACAAATTCATAATACAGTTATTAGTCCGAAGATAATTAGTATAGAAGACTTCATTCAGGATATTGCTTCAGTGCGTTCAATTGATTCAATAGAATTGTTGTTTGAATTTTATGAAGTATACCTATCAATTACAGATAAAAAAAATCAGCAGTCTTTTGAATTGTTTGCCAATTGGGCTAAAACATTGTTGCAAGATTTTAATGAGATTGATAGATACTTATTAGATCCATCACATGTTCTTTCTTATCTTAAGGATATCGAGGATATTAAAAAATGGGGAATTGAGGTCGAAAATAAAACACAATTACTAGAGAATTATATCGATTTCTGGAAGTTACTTCCTAGTTATTATGAATCCTTATATGTCCATTTGTTGAATAAGCAAATTGGCTATCAAGGGTTGATTTATAGAGAAGCAGTAAATAATATAAATCATTTTACAAATTCTGTTCCAAATCAGCATTTTGTTTTTGCTGGATTTAATGCTCTAAATGCTGCGGAAGAAAAAATTATTCAGCATTTAATTGCTTCAGATCAGGCTAAAATATATTGGGATATTGATAAAACATTTTTAAACGATCCGTACCATGATGCGGGGCTGTTTGTAAGACGTTTTAAGCAAGATTGGAAGCATTATAAAGCAAATCCTTTTGAATGGATATTTGATGATTTCTCTCAGTCTAAAAACGTACAAGTTATTGGAACTCCAAAATCAATTGGTCAAGCTAAGATAACAGGGAGTATAATAGAAGAAATTATTACTAATAATCCGGGTTCATCCTTGGATAAGGTTGCTGTAGTATTAGGTGATGAAAATTTATTAGTACCACTTTTGTATGCTTTGCCATCTACAGTTGGAGCTTTAAATATTACGATGGGATATTCAAGTAAGAATAATCCAACTCAAATTTTAATTGCTAAATTGTTTAAGATGCATACTAATGCATTGTCAAGAAATAGTAGTTCTTATGTCTTTTATTACAAAGATGTTTTGGATATCTTGACACATCCTTTAGTTGAGCCTTACGCTAATGTGAACGAGCTGGTAAAAAAGATAAATCAGAATAATTATACTTTTATAGCGCATTCTAAAATTGTTGAACTTAATGAGAGTCATTCAGATTTGTTTTTGTTATTATTTCAAAAGTGGGATTCTGGATCTGTTGCTGTCTTAAATAACATATCAGCACTTTTGCTTGTTATAAAAGAGAATTTGAGTAATGATAGTGAGGAGGATAAAATTGCTAAAACATTTGTCTTTGCTATTTTTAAAGTAATTAATAAGTTGATTAATTATTACTCACAACACCAACATATTGATAAAATAGAGACACTATATGCTATTTATAAGCAAGTGATAGAGGTAGCAGAAGTTTCGTTTGAGGGTGAACCGCTCAACGGGTTGCAGATAATGGGAGTTTTAGAAAGCCGTGTTTTGGATTTTGATACTGTAATTGTGACTTCTATGAATGAAGGTAAATTTCCTGCAGGTAAATCGATGAACTCGTTTATTCCTTACGATGTAAAACGAGAATTAGGCTTGCCTACTTTTAAGGAAAAAGATGCTATTTATACCTTCCATTTCTATCATTTATTGCAACGTGCAAAGAATATTTATTTGCTGTATAATACCGAAAGTGAAGGATTAGATGCAGGAGAAAGAAGTCGTTTTATAACGCAATTAGAGGTTGAAAAGCAGCCACTACATAATTTAACTCATGAAATTTACAATGCAGTTTTACCAGAAAACGCATATGAGCCAATGGTTATTCCGAAATCTGAAGCAGTAATGGTACGTTTGAAAGAAATCGCAACTACTGGATTTTCACCATCGGCTTTAACAAGCTATATTCGAAATCCTATTCAGTTTTATTTTCAAAAAATATTACGAATTCGTGAAGTTGAGGAAGTTGAAGAGAATATTGCCTTAAATACATTGGGAACGATTATCCATGAAACGTTAAAAGCACTATACGAACCTTTTATTGGGAAGTTTATCTCTGAGAATGATATTTTAAATTGTTTTAAGTTGTTGGATAATGAAGTTCTGAAACAGTTTAAGTTGGTTTATAAAGAGGGAGAGATAAAAAAGGGGCGTAATCTTTTGGCTTTTGAAGTGGCTAAACGAAATGTTTCAAATTTCTTGAAAGTTGAACTTGATAGTATTAAAAAGGATGATGCTATTAAAATTTTGGCAATCGAAGAAACTTTTGAAAGAACATTAATGCATCCCAGTTTACCATTTCCTGTTTTAATAAAAGGAAATGTAGATAGGATAGAGGAGCGTAATGGTATCATTAGAATTATTGATTATAAAACCGGTAAAGTAGACAAGGCGAATGTTGTTCTTAAAAATTGGGATGGTCTTGTGACTGATATAAAAAATGATAAAATTATTCAGGTTTTAGCGTATGTTTTTATGTATGAGAATAATGCCAAAGGATTGCCTATTGAAGCAGGAATTATCTCTTTTAAAAATTTAAAATCAGGATTTTTACCCTTTGGATTCAAAGAAGATAAAGATATTAATGCGATTATTACTGACGAGATAATGCGTGACTATTTAGAGCAAATAGTGTTGCTTTTAAATGAAATCCTAAATATTGAAATAGCCTTTGAGGAAAAAATATTGTAA
- a CDS encoding alpha/beta fold hydrolase yields MKNILFKNTNISYSDTGKGTTIVLLHGFLENKTMWNHYVDVFSKNYRVVTIDLLGHGKTEPLGYVHTMEDNADVVKEVLSHLEINKAVFVGHSMGGYIALAFAELYPENVQGLVLLNSTSKPDSTERKLNRNRAIKAVKQNYTTFIGLAIGNLFSENNRERLATNIELVKEEALKTPLQGIIASLEGMKIRKDKELILHTDLFPKLLILGKMDPVLNYEETILQIENTDVSLVTFPDGHMSSIENETELTAVLLDFFNKI; encoded by the coding sequence TTGAAAAATATCCTCTTCAAAAACACCAATATCTCTTATTCCGACACAGGAAAAGGCACTACAATAGTTTTGCTTCATGGTTTCTTAGAAAACAAAACTATGTGGAATCATTATGTTGATGTATTTTCTAAAAATTACCGTGTTGTTACTATTGATTTATTAGGTCACGGAAAAACGGAACCCCTAGGTTACGTTCATACAATGGAAGATAATGCTGATGTAGTTAAAGAAGTCTTATCTCATCTTGAGATCAATAAAGCCGTTTTTGTAGGACACTCTATGGGAGGATATATAGCATTAGCTTTCGCTGAATTATATCCTGAAAATGTACAAGGTTTGGTTTTATTGAATTCTACATCTAAACCCGATAGTACTGAACGAAAGCTAAACAGAAACAGAGCCATTAAAGCCGTCAAACAGAACTATACAACTTTTATAGGCTTAGCCATAGGCAACTTATTTAGTGAAAACAACCGAGAAAGACTTGCCACAAATATAGAACTAGTAAAGGAAGAAGCTTTAAAAACTCCACTTCAAGGCATAATAGCTTCATTAGAAGGAATGAAAATAAGAAAAGACAAAGAACTCATCTTACATACTGATCTTTTTCCGAAGCTATTAATTTTAGGCAAGATGGATCCCGTTTTAAACTATGAAGAAACTATTTTACAAATAGAAAACACAGATGTATCATTGGTTACATTCCCTGATGGGCATATGAGCTCTATCGAAAATGAGACAGAATTGACTGCTGTTTTGTTAGATTTTTTCAATAAAATTTAA
- a CDS encoding aminopeptidase P family protein produces the protein MKYHQINSSLFIKNREKFMAQMKPNSVAVFNSNDIYPVSADSTLPFAQHRDIFYLSGVDQEESILLLFPDAPYENQREILFLKETNDHIAVWEGEKLTKQRAFEVSGIKTVYWLQDFEKVLNEMMTYSDTMYINTNEHYRATVETETREARFVKWWKERYPAHQVAKSNPILQRIRSVKESEEIDLIQQACNITEKGFRRLLPFVKPNVTEYEIEAELIHEFIRNRSKGFAYTPIIASGNNANVLHYIENNQQCKAGDLILLDVAAEYANYSSDMSRTIPVSGTFTARQKAVYNAVLRVKDEATKMLTPGTLWKQYHLEVGKIMTSELLDLKLIDKADVQNENPDWPAYKKYFMHGTSHHMGLDTHDYGLLHEPMKANMVFTVEPGIYVPAEGFGIRLEDNVVIQETGEPFNLMRNIPIEADEIESLMNV, from the coding sequence ATGAAATATCATCAAATAAACAGTTCTCTTTTTATAAAAAATCGCGAAAAATTCATGGCACAAATGAAGCCTAATAGTGTAGCGGTATTTAATTCAAATGATATTTACCCAGTTAGCGCTGATAGTACATTACCTTTTGCTCAACATAGAGATATTTTTTACTTAAGTGGGGTTGATCAGGAAGAAAGCATCTTATTGCTTTTTCCAGACGCACCATACGAAAATCAACGTGAGATTTTATTTTTAAAAGAAACGAATGACCATATTGCTGTTTGGGAAGGCGAAAAACTTACTAAACAACGTGCATTTGAAGTTTCTGGAATAAAAACTGTTTATTGGTTACAAGATTTTGAAAAAGTCCTGAACGAAATGATGACTTATTCTGATACTATGTATATTAATACTAACGAACATTATCGCGCAACGGTGGAAACTGAAACTCGTGAAGCTCGTTTTGTAAAATGGTGGAAAGAAAGATATCCTGCACACCAAGTTGCAAAAAGCAACCCTATATTACAACGCATCCGTTCGGTAAAAGAAAGCGAAGAAATCGATTTGATTCAACAAGCTTGTAACATTACCGAAAAAGGTTTCAGAAGATTATTGCCTTTTGTAAAACCTAATGTAACTGAATACGAAATTGAAGCGGAACTTATCCACGAATTTATCCGTAATCGTTCAAAAGGTTTTGCTTACACTCCAATTATTGCTTCTGGAAATAATGCAAACGTATTACACTATATCGAAAACAACCAACAATGTAAAGCTGGAGATTTAATCTTGCTAGATGTAGCAGCCGAATATGCTAATTATTCTAGCGATATGTCACGTACGATTCCTGTATCTGGTACATTTACTGCTCGTCAAAAAGCCGTTTACAATGCAGTATTGCGTGTGAAAGATGAAGCTACAAAGATGCTTACTCCTGGAACACTTTGGAAACAATACCATTTAGAAGTTGGAAAAATAATGACATCGGAATTATTAGATTTAAAACTAATAGACAAAGCCGATGTGCAAAATGAAAACCCAGATTGGCCAGCTTATAAAAAGTATTTCATGCACGGAACATCTCACCATATGGGATTAGACACTCACGATTATGGATTACTACACGAGCCTATGAAAGCCAATATGGTTTTTACTGTTGAGCCTGGAATTTACGTCCCTGCTGAAGGCTTTGGTATTCGTCTTGAAGACAATGTTGTAATTCAGGAAACTGGAGAACCATTTAACTTAATGCGCAACATCCCAATCGAAGCTGATGAAATTGAAAGCTTGATGAACGTTTAA